DNA sequence from the Vicia villosa cultivar HV-30 ecotype Madison, WI linkage group LG3, Vvil1.0, whole genome shotgun sequence genome:
CAGCATATCCTTTTGTCTGGAAAAAAATGAGGTCATAAGGCCATACTCTTACGACTAAGCGAAAAAAGTAGAATTGAACAATTTAAGTGATAATAATATGATCAAAGAAAAACAAACCTTCTCATCGATAGTTCGATGAGCTAGCATAGTCTTCAGTACTTCATACAAGACAGTGGCAATCTGAACATTCGTAACCATCTCCTCCCTTCAACAGAAACATCATAAGAATAATAAGACATTGTAAAATCACATGATTCACACAACCTTCAAGAGCAAGTTTAAGAAAAATCAAGCCTTACGGTTCTTTAGTAAATTCAACATCCCGGATTCTAGTCTCGTAGAAAGTTTGGTAGTAACTCAGTAGCTCTCGGACATCAGTTCTGTTAGTATGTTTCTGTGTTATCTCCTCTTCCTACAACCATGAATGTTAATCAAACCACTTTCAAAATATGAAAGAATTGCGAGATATTAAAATTAGGCAGTGTACCCTTTCGACCTTGCGCAGTAGATTAGTCTTGAATTGTCGGACGCCATGGCCACTTGATGTTGGATCAATTGTATGAGCCTTCTCAACTGCATACCAGCGACCTGTAATTAGTTAAGCAAAGAAAAGTTattgattaagcaaaaacaacaaCAGCAGCAGCCAATGGAAAAACAACTCACAAAGAAAGGCAACTCTAGGATTCTCCACTTCAATATCAATGGCAGCTCTAAGAATAGGCACGACAACAGCAAGTGAAGAAGGAACAATCTCAGCATCCATAATATTCTCTTCACTCGTGCTACCCATGTTTCTACCACAAACACCGAAACCAATGCAAATTTATATTTTGAGAATTGGGGATGAAACTTACATGCAAAGGAAAGCACGTGGAAAGTGAAAAAGATGAATGAGATATGACAATGAAATATTTGCATGTTGGTTTCATTTTCTCTACTAACTTTTCCCAAAtcatatatttcaaaaaaaaaaaaaaaaaataggagttAAGGCATACACTCACACATCACATTGCTTTTTTGAGAATAGTTTTGTCTTTTGGAATTGAAAATGGGATTAACGAATTGGGGATGAAACTTACATGCAAAGGAATGTGAATGTGAAGTGCTTTGGAGGTTGAAGTTGCTATCACTTTAGTCTTTTCTTGTGTATTAAAAAtatttggtttatggtttattaaTTTGCTctcattaattattaatttatggtTTATTCATTTTATAACTTGCTCTGATTATTGGTAATGGAAAAACTAAAAATATTCTCAGatttcagagatacatctccaTACGCACCCAAAATACAACGTTTCAGATTCAATAGTTAGATTCTggctttaattaaaaaaattacgaagatgcatctccggataCTTTCGACATCTAGATTTTACATTTCCTACTTACGAAGATACATCTCTTATGTTTTGCACCTAATGAAAAGAAGGTTTTATTGTATCAGTTTTGTTGTTATTCATAATAAATTCTTCATTTTTTTCCATTTATCCTTCCAACACTTCATTAACAAAAATACTTTTTGATGTTTACATTACAGTTTCAAATCAttgtttctttgtgtatatttactacataaaaaattgaagaaattaaATTTGAAACTGAATGTTGCAGAAGTAACAAAGGAGTCTTAAATGATAtccagaataaataaaaaaatgagagTGAATGATACAATGAAATCAATCCTTAGTATATATTTACATAAAGTTAgccaaaataattgaaataagcaAACTACTTAACAACATATTGTAGTTAAATACTAACTGAACTAAAATTTTGTATTGTTTTAACTAGGTGAGAGTCAAGCTAGATCATTATTCAGCAACACTATTTCATCATTTGGGCTAGAACTGCCGGCTACTTGAGGTTGGATTTCTTTCACATCCTTGAAACTTTGTAAACATTGGAGCACAGATTCCATTGTCGGTCTCATATCACCGGAACTTTGGAGACAAGAAAGTGCTAACTCGGCAACCCCATTAATCATTTGCTTTACCATGGAATCTGTATCAAAACTGAGGGTATGATCCACAATATCATGTTAAGTGTgatcttgaatttttttaatagccATGTCATACAGATTGACACCATCATCCTTTCTGTTGCGATCATAAGCACGCAAAGATGTTATGAGTTCAATCAACACCACTCCAAAATTGAACACATCACTTTTGTAAGTAAGTGCATTAGTTCGATTGTCCTCGGGATCTACATAGCCTGATGTCCGTTGTGGAATTGTTAAACCATGACTTTGATCTTTAGGAAAGAGGCGCGAAAGTCCAAAATCATCTACTTTAACATGGTATTCGGCATCTAAGAGAATATTACTCGTTTTAATATCCCTATGAATGATATGAGAAGCGTGAAGATGGTTCAATGCATCTGTTGTCTCCACGGCAATCCTCATCCTAATGTTCCAAGGAAGTTTATTAGGTGTTGCTTTATCACCATGAAGATGATCACTCAAAGGTCCATTAGGAACATACTCGTAGACAACCAAAGCACGACGACTTTTGAGTGATGTGCAACCATATAATAAGATGAGATTACGATGAAAAGTTCTTGCTAGTATATTTATTTCGTTAAGAAATTGTTGTTCATTATTGACGCCGTATTTAAAAAGCCTTTTCACTGCCACTTCACGCCCATCTGGTAGTTTTCCTAAAAATAATCAAATGATAGAAAATATTTGTTAAGactattaaaagttaaaaaaaggcAATAGATGCAGTAAACAAAATAGACTCAATTTCTTGCATTCAAGGTTTCTCACAATCATTGcaacaattttatataaatttttggaTATACACCAAACAACTAACATCACAAGTTGTCCATTTGAGATTTTAGAGTCTTAGCCATTTGATCATGATCAATGGCTGAAATCAGTGATTGCAATGACTGTTGACATTAAGGACTATATTTTGACTATAAAAGTGTTATCTGTTACCATAAAATACTTCTGCACTACCTCCATTTCCTAGTTTTTTGTCAAAGTGGTTTGTCGCCTTGTAAAGATCTTTATAGATGAAGTGTTCGACTCCGAAGTTTTGACTTTTACGAATGCGTTGACTATCAAGTCTAAAAGGTTGTTAGGAGAGGTTGCGACAGTGTATATTATAGCGCTTATAAAAGTATATGGATGTGATGACAGCGAGTGTTGCCAACACAATTGAAATAACACCTTCCATAAAACATAGGAAGTGTAAGTAATTATATTTGTATATAAAGTATCTACATGTAAAAAAAGATGAAATATATTAAGGAGAGTAGAATTTATTACCAATGatgattttctttttcaaattccaTGTTCCTGCAACAATTAGTTATAAAAGCAAATATGAGTTAGAGTTGTGATGATTTAAAGAGAATATTGAGTATTCAAATAGAATATTTTACTTCATGGACCTTTTGAGGTGGAAGATCTCTTCAAGAGACACATAAATGAATTTTCTACTCTTTTGTATCCACATCTCCCTCCATATTTTGTACAAGCACGACACCTGTCTTTCCCAACACCGTTCCAATGTTCCATCTCACCTCAAATCCTTGGACTAAAATACCCTCCATAACGCGTGATTTGTTTGGCAAAGATTTCTTTTTTCTAGGTACTGTGATACTATGCTTGCAGTTCACCGCATTAAAATCAGTCAATTTAGAACTTGAAACTACGTATCTACTATGAAATTTTCCGTCGATATA
Encoded proteins:
- the LOC131656764 gene encoding callose synthase 7-like isoform X2 — protein: MGSTSEENIMDAEIVPSSLAVVVPILRAAIDIEVENPRVAFLCRWYAVEKAHTIDPTSSGHGVRQFKTNLLRKEEEITQKHTNRTDVRELLSYYQTFYETRIRDVEFTKEPEEMVTNVQIATVLYEVLKTMLAHRTIDEKTKGYAADVENKKVQYEHSICSSSCSDDKLRGPGSYQSDDVVPDESPLVACISEPSEEKIDNALKELSKSQG
- the LOC131659113 gene encoding LEAF RUST 10 DISEASE-RESISTANCE LOCUS RECEPTOR-LIKE PROTEIN KINASE-like 1.2, which gives rise to MYTILYEYGDLPNSYFTPSFQIPFEVIGCYIDGKFHSRYVVSSSKLTDFNAVNCKHSITVPRKKKSLPNKSRVMEGILVQGFEVRWNIGTVLGKTGTWNLKKKIIIGKLPDGREVAVKRLFKYGVNNEQQFLNEINILARTFHRNLILLYGCTSLKSRRALVVYEYVPNGPLSDHLHGDKATPNKLPWNIRMRIAVETTDALNHLHASHIIHRDIKTSNILLDAEYHVKVDDFGLSRLFPKDQSHGLTIPQRTSGYVDPEDNRTNALTYKSDVFNFGVVLIELITSLRAYDRNRKDDGVNLFDTDSMVKQMINGVAELALSCLQSSGDMRPTMESVLQCLQSFKDVKEIQPQVAGSSSPNDEIVLLNNDLA
- the LOC131656764 gene encoding callose synthase 7-like isoform X1; amino-acid sequence: MGSTSEENIMDAEIVPSSLAVVVPILRAAIDIEVENPRVAFLCRWYAVEKAHTIDPTSSGHGVRQFKTNLLRKVEREEEITQKHTNRTDVRELLSYYQTFYETRIRDVEFTKEPEEMVTNVQIATVLYEVLKTMLAHRTIDEKTKGYAADVENKKVQYEHSICSSSCSDDKLRGPGSYQSDDVVPDESPLVACISEPSEEKIDNALKELSKSQG